GTTCCTCAGCGCCTATATGGGACGCCTCTTCGACAACCCCGAGGTCGTGTTCAACGAAGATATGCTCAAGCCCGAGCTGCAGAGCATGGAAGACTTCGTGGACGGAATCAGGAACATTTGTGAAGCCCAGCAGAAAGTGGCCAAAGCCTATGTGGAAGACGGCAGCGTGGAAGGAGCCATTCCTCCCCTCAAAGCGATCATCTACATCATGGCCGAAGGCAGCTATGAAGGGAAGACCGCAGAGGATCCGGAAATCCGCAAGCTCTTCGACAGGGAATACGTTCTGGAGAGCGACTGGTATAAAGCGAGACTGGTCCGCTATCAGGAAAACAGGATTGCCCAGATCGAGAGCAGCCTGGCCTATATGGATAAATTCCTGGCGCAGGAAAGACACCGCGACGAAGCTATGAAGCTGGGTATCCCCTCAAGGATTCAGAAGGCGAAAGCTGAGTTGAAGGAAATAAAAGATCCCCGGTTCCTTGACAGGCTCAAAGGGACTCTTGGATTGGATCCCTTATACAGAGGGTAAAATAAGAGAATAAAAAAGCCGCTCGATAAGGAGCGGCTTTTTTTTATAACTCTTTCTTATTTAGAAGATGTATCTGACTCCCAAAGCTCCTGAGCCCTGGGGACCGATGCCTCCGCCGAAATTAATAGCTATACCGGCTCCCGCTTCGAGGAAAAGATTAAGAGGAATTTCTTCAAAAGAATATTCAACACGGGCATTGAAAAGAACATCGAGAGCCAATCCTCCGTACCAGCCGATGTTCAAGTAGGCTGCCGGTCCGATAGAAAGGGGAAATTTCTGTCCCTGAATGTCGAAGCTGACCAAAGTAAACATAGGTGCTACACCGATTGTAATATCGTAATAATGGGTTGCTGCTACAAAATTCAGTTCCATCACTTCGCCTAGTCTCCATCCGGCTGTCAACCCGGTCGGGTAGCCGAGGACAACACCGGCTTTGAAGGCATCATTGGATCTGTTGTTGTCAATTCTTACAGTTTTAGTCTCAGCGCTGAGTGCAGCTGTCAAAAAAGCCAGAGAAACAAGTAAAAGCAGTACTTTTTTCATTTTATTTTCCTTTCCTATAAAATTTACTATTCCATTTTATTACACAGGAAAGGGTTTTACCCGATTTTTTTCACATCTTTACAAGCGTTGTTAATATTATCAAAGAGCAGCTCGATCTGATCGGTTGGAAGAGAGGAATAAGCCACCCTGATCATATCCCCGATGGCCATCACCCCTGTATCGTAATGATTGAGAAGCTGTTGTCTCACCTCTTCCGCATCAATTCCTTTGAGTTTGAGACACATGAAATAGCCTGAGTTGTTGGGAACAATTTTAAACAGATCGCTTGTTGTGTATTTCGCCTCCAGAACTTCTTTGACTTTTGTATAGCGCTTTTTCAGAAGTTCAAACTTCCGAATTTTGTCTTCTTTGTAATCAGGTGATTTATAGGCGACGTGAAGAAGAGACTGGGAGAGATGGGCGCAGTTCGATACATTTCCCCTTACGGCGCCGGCCGCTTTATCTTCAAGTGCTTTGGCCATCCCTTCATTCATCAGCTTGTTGGAAAATGTGATAAATCCAACGCGGAAACCCCATGCATAATCCTCTTTTGTCGCCCCGTCCACTTTGACGGCGAGAACGTTTTCGTGCAGGGCGGCGACGGGAGCGAAAATCGATTCCCGGTAGACTCCCGGTTCGTAAACCAGACCGAAGTAGGCATCGTCAGTTATAAGGATTATTTTTTTACCCGATTCCGCCGCTCTGTTGATAATGGCCACTATTTTCGCTACTTCCTCTTCCGTCGGAGTGTATCCCGTCGGGTTATTGGGGAAATTGAGCAGGAGTATTTTCTTTTCTCCCGGTCCGTTAAGCTTGCTTTCAAGACCGGCTGTATTGAAACCGCTCCCTTCAAAGAGAGGAAAGAAGCTGAGTACGCCGCCATAGGCGTTTTCAAAGAGCAGTTTGTAATTTCCCCAGAAAAGGTCGGGCATGATGATTTCATCGCCTTCATCGACAAAGAGATAGCCGCTCATACTCAAGCCGTGAGTCAGAGCGTGGGTCACCACCGGTTTGGTAATCGGGTGATTTCCCAGGCTGGGATTTTTTTCCCGAATGATATTATGCCATATTTCACGGAGTTCCGCTTTTCCATAGCTCGAAGCATAGGGAAAGGTTTCTTCCGGTGGCATATTGAGTTTGCTGTCAATCGCATTGAGGCGCAGGGGAGATCCGTCATCTTCCATTGCTATGCCGATGGAGGCATTGATTTTCTTCGTGCTGGCATCCAGGCCCTGGCGTATAAGGCCTTTGCTGGGAAAGAAAATATTCTTTCCTCTTCGGGAAAGCAGCTCGAGAACAACGGGATTGGCTTCAGAGATAGCCCGGTTGAGTATTTCTGCCTGTGGGTTCATTTTGTATCCTTCTCTTTTACATAAAAGTAATATAATCAGTTGTAGCTTTCGACATGTCGCTGTAGTATCCCCGCAATTCTTCAGGGAGACAGGCCGCTATCTGATACATCATTTCATCGGCCATTTTCTGGCGGTCTTCACTGGTAATTTTCCCCTCTTCCTTTTTTTCCACATAAAAGGGTTTTCCCACCTTGATTGTGACTTTCCTCCGGAAAAGGCTCTTTTCCGAACCTTCATAATCTATGAGGCCCCAGTGAACCATGGGAATAATGGGAACTTTTTTCTGTGTGGCAAAGAATGTCGTTCCCGCTTTGCCGCGGATCAGTTTTCCTGTTTTACTCCTGGTTCCCTCCGGTGCAATACAGAGAAAATTATCTTCTTCCAGAACTTTAAAACAGGCTTTCATGGCCTGCATATCGATTGATCCCCTTTTTATCGGCACGGCATTCCAGGTGGATAGAATCGTCCGTGTGAAAAACTTATCGAAGAGCTCGGCTTTTGCCATAGCAATGGTTTTTCTCGGTCTCAGATTAACATAGAAGAGGGGGCCTTCCAGATTGCTGACGTGGTTTGTAATCAGTATGGCAGGACCCTTCATGGGGATGCGTGAGAGGTCGGATTTATCGATTTTATATACAACATCGAGAGCGGCCCGGATAAGGCTGTTGATAATTCTCTCTTTTATAGTCATTAAAAAGCTCCTTTTTGTTAAAGCATGAGCAGCCCGTAGCCGGATAGAAGTCGCGCTGAATCGGAATTTATAAACTCATCAAAGCTTATATGACTCTGGGAACAGAGTTCCTCTATCTCTTCTACAGAAGCCCCGCCATGGTCTTTAATATGACATATTTTCAATAGTTCCGATAGGAAAATCCACTCCTTTTTTCCCACAGAAATCCGTTCCGCGCCATCGGTATCGTGAATTTCCATGCGGTTCTCATTCCAGAACGGCTTTCCGCCAATCCAGAGGAAACGGGTGTTATCATTGATTTCCCTTTTGCTCTTTGCCTCAACTGCCAATTGCCGGATATAACCTTTTTTTGTGCGGCTTTTCGGTGTTTTGAAGGGAAACCATCTTCCCACAGGGAGTTCAAGTCCGCTTTTTGACATATAGGCCTGGACAGCCATGGCCAAACCTTCTCCGAAATCATCCGGTTCATACTCCCTGTTTTCATGATAATACAGGTCATTGCGGGCAAAGCCTGCTTTTTCCGGACCGGTAATCTTTATGCCGAAATGGTCGGGGTTGAGCCCTGCAGGACTGTGGGCGGTCAGGGCGAACTGATGCCAGAAAGCTGAATCGATAAGTCCTTCTGAGAATAACTGCCTCACATTTTCAAGAGCATCTATAATCTCCTGCATGGTCTGGCCGGGAAAACCGTACATAAGATATGCGTGGACCATGATCCCCGCCGAATGAAAAGCATCGGCAACCGATGCGACCTGAGGAACAGTAACCCCTTTATCCATCCGATCCAGCATACGGTCCGATGCCACTTCCAGCCCTCCTGAAACGGCAATACAGCCACTTTTCGCCAGAAGTCGGCATAAATCGAATGTAAAACTTTTCTCGAAGCGGATATTAGTCCACCAGCTGATGTATATCTCTCTCCGGA
This Spirochaeta isovalerica DNA region includes the following protein-coding sequences:
- a CDS encoding lysophospholipid acyltransferase family protein, encoding MTIKERIINSLIRAALDVVYKIDKSDLSRIPMKGPAILITNHVSNLEGPLFYVNLRPRKTIAMAKAELFDKFFTRTILSTWNAVPIKRGSIDMQAMKACFKVLEEDNFLCIAPEGTRSKTGKLIRGKAGTTFFATQKKVPIIPMVHWGLIDYEGSEKSLFRRKVTIKVGKPFYVEKKEEGKITSEDRQKMADEMMYQIAACLPEELRGYYSDMSKATTDYITFM
- a CDS encoding aminotransferase class I/II-fold pyridoxal phosphate-dependent enzyme: MNPQAEILNRAISEANPVVLELLSRRGKNIFFPSKGLIRQGLDASTKKINASIGIAMEDDGSPLRLNAIDSKLNMPPEETFPYASSYGKAELREIWHNIIREKNPSLGNHPITKPVVTHALTHGLSMSGYLFVDEGDEIIMPDLFWGNYKLLFENAYGGVLSFFPLFEGSGFNTAGLESKLNGPGEKKILLLNFPNNPTGYTPTEEEVAKIVAIINRAAESGKKIILITDDAYFGLVYEPGVYRESIFAPVAALHENVLAVKVDGATKEDYAWGFRVGFITFSNKLMNEGMAKALEDKAAGAVRGNVSNCAHLSQSLLHVAYKSPDYKEDKIRKFELLKKRYTKVKEVLEAKYTTSDLFKIVPNNSGYFMCLKLKGIDAEEVRQQLLNHYDTGVMAIGDMIRVAYSSLPTDQIELLFDNINNACKDVKKIG